In one window of Tubulanus polymorphus chromosome 3, tnTubPoly1.2, whole genome shotgun sequence DNA:
- the LOC141901861 gene encoding TOX high mobility group box family member 3-like isoform X5, whose product MASRRRDYLRIDDILEEVCIDSDNNIESGIFNDLGLESSRRTSSFMAGETFHAPSFGDEEFQIPLILPEDNLSSFSQGSSVAPPVSDSSSYAATCQMLDSSSSSYSESRMNHDDIQPKFPPQNIDIPDITETNYNQNQSVTNTVGTSTYLPMDQSLNSIQNVTSPPGSNQTSPVRAAESGSSDSDDLPLSRLATGLKKAPAAVGRKPKVAPKKRKKKKDPNEPQKPVSAYALFFRDTQAAIKGQNPNATFGEVSKIVASMWDSLAPDSKENYKRRTETAKKEYLQKLAAYRASLISKQSPLDVLEKPAAKPVQITNTLSTKTYPLRSSQRAVTNNDMSPVHSSSSSSPAQSLSPIHMSPTQPELSPKLNNDYHGNHVHDSPDHTGRPHNLCTRNGCQNIAVGNTGWDNEYCSNDCVVTHCRDVFTAWVVSRQQSTSNYMQVS is encoded by the exons GGTATTTTTAACGATTTGGGTCTTGAATCAAGTCGTAGAACATCATCTTTCATGGCTGGGGAG ACGTTTCACGCACCAAGTTTCGGAGatgaagaatttcagattcCTCTCATTTTACCCGAAGACAATCTATCATCGTTTTCACAAGGTTCATCAGTTGCGCCCCCTGTGAGCGATTCGTCGAGTTACGCCGCGACATGTCAGATGTTggattcgtcgtcgtcgtcgtactCGGAATCGCGCATGAATCACGACGATATTCAACCAAAATTTCCACCACAAAATATCGATATTCCGGATATAACGGAAACGAACTATAATCAGAATCAGAGCGTTACGAATACGGTCGGTACATCGACGTATTTACCGATGGACCAATCACTGAACTCGATACAGAACGTGACATCACCACCGGGTAGTAATCAAACATCACCCGTTAGAGCAGCAGAAAGTGGTAGCAGCGATAGTGATGACTTACCCTTATCACGG TTGGCGACTGGTTTGAAGAAAGCTCCGGCTGCAGTCGGCAGAAAACCGAAAGTTGCTccgaaaaaacgaaaaaagaaaaaggatCCGAATGAACCTCAAAA acCGGTTTCCGCGTACGCGCTGTTCTTCAGAGACACACAGGCCGCGATTAAAGGTCAAAATCCGAACGCTACGTTCGGGGAAGTTTCTAAAATTGTAGCTTCAATGTGGGACAGTTTGGCCCCCGATAGTAAAGAG AACTATAAGAGGAGAACTGAAACGGCTAAGAAAGAATATCTACAGAAATTGGCAGCTTATAGGGCAAGTTTAATCTCTAAG CAGTCGCCTTTAGACGTATTAGAGAAACCAGCTGCGAAACCGGTTCAAATAACAAACACGTTGAGTACGAAGACTTATCCACTACGTAGCAGTCAACGAGCCGTTACTAATAATGATATGTCTCCAGTTCAttcttcttcatcttcatcTCCTGCCCAGAGTTTATCACCTATTCATATGTCACCGACTCAACCTGAATTATCGCCTAAACTAAACAAT gATTACCACGGAAATCACGTACACGACAGTCCCGATCATACCGGACGACCTCATAATTTATGTACACGTAATGGTTGTCAGAATATAGCAGTTGGTAATACAGGATGGGATAATGAATACTGTAGCAATGATTGTGTAGTTACGCATTGCAG AGATGTATTTACTGCGTGGGTCGTATCCAGACAGCAGAGTACTAGTAACTACATGCAAGTCAGTTAG
- the LOC141901861 gene encoding TOX high mobility group box family member 3-like isoform X8 produces MAGETFHAPSFGDEEFQIPLILPEDNLSSFSQGSSVAPPVSDSSSYAATCQMLDSSSSSYSESRMNHDDIQPKFPPQNIDIPDITETNYNQNQSVTNTVGTSTYLPMDQSLNSIQNVTSPPGSNQTSPVRAAESGSSDSDDLPLSRLATGLKKAPAAVGRKPKVAPKKRKKKKDPNEPQKPVSAYALFFRDTQAAIKGQNPNATFGEVSKIVASMWDSLAPDSKENYKRRTETAKKEYLQKLAAYRASLISKQSPLDVLEKPAAKPVQITNTLSTKTYPLRSSQRAVTNNDMSPVHSSSSSSPAQSLSPIHMSPTQPELSPKLNNDYHGNHVHDSPDHTGRPHNLCTRNGCQNIAVGNTGWDNEYCSNDCVVTHCRDVFTAWVVSRQQSTSNYMQVS; encoded by the exons ATGGCTGGGGAG ACGTTTCACGCACCAAGTTTCGGAGatgaagaatttcagattcCTCTCATTTTACCCGAAGACAATCTATCATCGTTTTCACAAGGTTCATCAGTTGCGCCCCCTGTGAGCGATTCGTCGAGTTACGCCGCGACATGTCAGATGTTggattcgtcgtcgtcgtcgtactCGGAATCGCGCATGAATCACGACGATATTCAACCAAAATTTCCACCACAAAATATCGATATTCCGGATATAACGGAAACGAACTATAATCAGAATCAGAGCGTTACGAATACGGTCGGTACATCGACGTATTTACCGATGGACCAATCACTGAACTCGATACAGAACGTGACATCACCACCGGGTAGTAATCAAACATCACCCGTTAGAGCAGCAGAAAGTGGTAGCAGCGATAGTGATGACTTACCCTTATCACGG TTGGCGACTGGTTTGAAGAAAGCTCCGGCTGCAGTCGGCAGAAAACCGAAAGTTGCTccgaaaaaacgaaaaaagaaaaaggatCCGAATGAACCTCAAAA acCGGTTTCCGCGTACGCGCTGTTCTTCAGAGACACACAGGCCGCGATTAAAGGTCAAAATCCGAACGCTACGTTCGGGGAAGTTTCTAAAATTGTAGCTTCAATGTGGGACAGTTTGGCCCCCGATAGTAAAGAG AACTATAAGAGGAGAACTGAAACGGCTAAGAAAGAATATCTACAGAAATTGGCAGCTTATAGGGCAAGTTTAATCTCTAAG CAGTCGCCTTTAGACGTATTAGAGAAACCAGCTGCGAAACCGGTTCAAATAACAAACACGTTGAGTACGAAGACTTATCCACTACGTAGCAGTCAACGAGCCGTTACTAATAATGATATGTCTCCAGTTCAttcttcttcatcttcatcTCCTGCCCAGAGTTTATCACCTATTCATATGTCACCGACTCAACCTGAATTATCGCCTAAACTAAACAAT gATTACCACGGAAATCACGTACACGACAGTCCCGATCATACCGGACGACCTCATAATTTATGTACACGTAATGGTTGTCAGAATATAGCAGTTGGTAATACAGGATGGGATAATGAATACTGTAGCAATGATTGTGTAGTTACGCATTGCAG AGATGTATTTACTGCGTGGGTCGTATCCAGACAGCAGAGTACTAGTAACTACATGCAAGTCAGTTAG
- the LOC141901861 gene encoding uncharacterized protein LOC141901861 isoform X3 — translation MAPRRKRKRKIVKKPSTAAAAAAAAAVAGVDSTSGYSTEAVDSTCGYTAELVDGTGGNTGGNSTETVDSTGGNTTETLDSTGGNSAETVDSTCGNTTGLVDSVGRNSAEIVASAGGNSAETVDSTGGNIAEIVDSTGGNIAEIVDSTGGNIVEIVDSTGGNISVPGGNTETADSAGGNTTETVDNTGGITNETVDISVESNGPHDKPELEQFRPTTSTDKTDISINNTQLYHINNEYSELNLRKHSMNNETICEISESAETQTKLTEFESSERNYRARDEVCCRNATDSKNTDNILQNLNILALNDSGLIPARNTGSNDDSNSNEIFMRSTNLDLADGNIKLLISVMKTSEDDSSSSNHHQSMARCKTNPDKIINSQNAINKTEVNCIERGDDKIAVGETLSKSYNKIKQHFPQTFHAPSFGDEEFQIPLILPEDNLSSFSQGSSVAPPVSDSSSYAATCQMLDSSSSSYSESRMNHDDIQPKFPPQNIDIPDITETNYNQNQSVTNTVGTSTYLPMDQSLNSIQNVTSPPGSNQTSPVRAAESGSSDSDDLPLSRLATGLKKAPAAVGRKPKVAPKKRKKKKDPNEPQKPVSAYALFFRDTQAAIKGQNPNATFGEVSKIVASMWDSLAPDSKENYKRRTETAKKEYLQKLAAYRQSPLDVLEKPAAKPVQITNTLSTKTYPLRSSQRAVTNNDMSPVHSSSSSSPAQSLSPIHMSPTQPELSPKLNNDYHGNHVHDSPDHTGRPHNLCTRNGCQNIAVGNTGWDNEYCSNDCVVTHCRDVFTAWVVSRQQSTSNYMQVS, via the exons ATGGCCCCTCGTCGTAAAAGAAAACGAAAGATTGTCAAAAAACCTTCAacagccgcagcagcagcagcagctgcagcagtaGCAGGGGTGGATAGTACCAGTGGATACAGCACTGAGGCAGTGGATAGTACTTGTGGATATACTGCTGAGTTAGTGGATGGTACGGGTGGAAATACTGGTGGAAACAGTACTGAGACTGTGGATAGCACAGGTGGAAATACCACTGAGACATTGGATAGTACTGGTGGAAACAGTGCTGAGACAGTGGATAGTACATGTGGAAATACTACTGGGTTAGTGGATAGTGTTGGTAGAAACAGTGCTGAGATAGTGGCTAGTGCTGGTGGAAACAGCGCTGAGACAGTGGATAGTACTGGTGGAAACATTGCTGAGATAGTAGATAGTACTGGTGGAAACATTGCTGAGATAGTGGATAGTACTGGTGGAAATATTGTTGAGATAGTGGATAGTACTGGTGGAAACATTTCTGTACCTGGTGGAAATACTGAGACAGCGGATAGTGCTGGTGGAAATACCACTGAGACAGTGGATAATACTGGTGGAATTACCAATGAGACAGTGGATATAAGTGTGGAATCTAATGGTCCACATGATAAACCAGAGTTAGAGCAGTTTAGGCCGACGACCAGTactgataaaactgatatatCTATTAACAATACACAACTGTATCATATCAACAATGAATACAGTGAATTAAACTTACGCAAACATTCCATGAATAACGAAACGATCTGCGAAATATCAGAATCTGCCGAAACACAAACGAAATTAACCGAATTTGAAAGTTCGGAAAGGAACTATCGCGCGAGGGACGAGGTCTGTTGTCGGAACGCGACTGATTCTAAAAATACCGATAACATACTTCAAAATCTTAACATCCTCGCGTTGAATGATTCAGGTTTAATTCCTGCGAGGAATACTGGATCAAACGACGATTCGAACTCGAACGAGATATTCATGCGTTCTACAAACTTAGATTTAGCCGATGGTAACATTAAATTACTGATATCTGTAATGAAAACATCAGAAGACGATTCATCTTCGTcgaatcatcatcaatctatGGCGAGATGTAAAACTAATCCTGACAAAATAATCAACTCACAAAATGCGATTAATAAAACTGAAGTGAATTGTATCGAACGCGGAGATGATAAAATAGCCGTAGGCGAAACATTGAGTAAGAgctataataaaataaagcaACATTTCCCTCAG ACGTTTCACGCACCAAGTTTCGGAGatgaagaatttcagattcCTCTCATTTTACCCGAAGACAATCTATCATCGTTTTCACAAGGTTCATCAGTTGCGCCCCCTGTGAGCGATTCGTCGAGTTACGCCGCGACATGTCAGATGTTggattcgtcgtcgtcgtcgtactCGGAATCGCGCATGAATCACGACGATATTCAACCAAAATTTCCACCACAAAATATCGATATTCCGGATATAACGGAAACGAACTATAATCAGAATCAGAGCGTTACGAATACGGTCGGTACATCGACGTATTTACCGATGGACCAATCACTGAACTCGATACAGAACGTGACATCACCACCGGGTAGTAATCAAACATCACCCGTTAGAGCAGCAGAAAGTGGTAGCAGCGATAGTGATGACTTACCCTTATCACGG TTGGCGACTGGTTTGAAGAAAGCTCCGGCTGCAGTCGGCAGAAAACCGAAAGTTGCTccgaaaaaacgaaaaaagaaaaaggatCCGAATGAACCTCAAAA acCGGTTTCCGCGTACGCGCTGTTCTTCAGAGACACACAGGCCGCGATTAAAGGTCAAAATCCGAACGCTACGTTCGGGGAAGTTTCTAAAATTGTAGCTTCAATGTGGGACAGTTTGGCCCCCGATAGTAAAGAG AACTATAAGAGGAGAACTGAAACGGCTAAGAAAGAATATCTACAGAAATTGGCAGCTTATAGG CAGTCGCCTTTAGACGTATTAGAGAAACCAGCTGCGAAACCGGTTCAAATAACAAACACGTTGAGTACGAAGACTTATCCACTACGTAGCAGTCAACGAGCCGTTACTAATAATGATATGTCTCCAGTTCAttcttcttcatcttcatcTCCTGCCCAGAGTTTATCACCTATTCATATGTCACCGACTCAACCTGAATTATCGCCTAAACTAAACAAT gATTACCACGGAAATCACGTACACGACAGTCCCGATCATACCGGACGACCTCATAATTTATGTACACGTAATGGTTGTCAGAATATAGCAGTTGGTAATACAGGATGGGATAATGAATACTGTAGCAATGATTGTGTAGTTACGCATTGCAG AGATGTATTTACTGCGTGGGTCGTATCCAGACAGCAGAGTACTAGTAACTACATGCAAGTCAGTTAG
- the LOC141901861 gene encoding uncharacterized protein LOC141901861 isoform X4 — translation MAPRRKRKRKIVKKPSTAAAAAAAAAVAGVDSTSGYSTEAVDSTCGYTAELVDGTGGNTGGNSTETVDSTGGNTTETLDSTGGNSAETVDSTCGNTTGLVDSVGRNSAEIVASAGGNSAETVDSTGGNIAEIVDSTGGNIAEIVDSTGGNIVEIVDSTGGNISVPGGNTETADSAGGNTTETVDNTGGITNETVDISVESNGPHDKPELEQFRPTTSTDKTDISINNTQLYHINNEYSELNLRKHSMNNETICEISESAETQTKLTEFESSERNYRARDEVCCRNATDSKNTDNILQNLNILALNDSGLIPARNTGSNDDSNSNEIFMRSTNLDLADGNIKLLISVMKTSEDDSSSSNHHQSMARCKTNPDKIINSQNAINKTEVNCIERGDDKIAVGETLSKSYNKIKQHFPQTFHAPSFGDEEFQIPLILPEDNLSSFSQGSSVAPPVSDSSSYAATCQMLDSSSSSYSESRMNHDDIQPKFPPQNIDIPDITETNYNQNQSVTNTVGTSTYLPMDQSLNSIQNVTSPPGSNQTSPVRAAESGSSDSDDLPLSRLATGLKKAPAAVGRKPKVAPKKRKKKKDPNEPQKPVSAYALFFRDTQAAIKGQNPNATFGEVSKIVASMWDSLAPDSKENYKRRTETAKKEYLQKLAAYRSPLDVLEKPAAKPVQITNTLSTKTYPLRSSQRAVTNNDMSPVHSSSSSSPAQSLSPIHMSPTQPELSPKLNNDYHGNHVHDSPDHTGRPHNLCTRNGCQNIAVGNTGWDNEYCSNDCVVTHCRDVFTAWVVSRQQSTSNYMQVS, via the exons ATGGCCCCTCGTCGTAAAAGAAAACGAAAGATTGTCAAAAAACCTTCAacagccgcagcagcagcagcagctgcagcagtaGCAGGGGTGGATAGTACCAGTGGATACAGCACTGAGGCAGTGGATAGTACTTGTGGATATACTGCTGAGTTAGTGGATGGTACGGGTGGAAATACTGGTGGAAACAGTACTGAGACTGTGGATAGCACAGGTGGAAATACCACTGAGACATTGGATAGTACTGGTGGAAACAGTGCTGAGACAGTGGATAGTACATGTGGAAATACTACTGGGTTAGTGGATAGTGTTGGTAGAAACAGTGCTGAGATAGTGGCTAGTGCTGGTGGAAACAGCGCTGAGACAGTGGATAGTACTGGTGGAAACATTGCTGAGATAGTAGATAGTACTGGTGGAAACATTGCTGAGATAGTGGATAGTACTGGTGGAAATATTGTTGAGATAGTGGATAGTACTGGTGGAAACATTTCTGTACCTGGTGGAAATACTGAGACAGCGGATAGTGCTGGTGGAAATACCACTGAGACAGTGGATAATACTGGTGGAATTACCAATGAGACAGTGGATATAAGTGTGGAATCTAATGGTCCACATGATAAACCAGAGTTAGAGCAGTTTAGGCCGACGACCAGTactgataaaactgatatatCTATTAACAATACACAACTGTATCATATCAACAATGAATACAGTGAATTAAACTTACGCAAACATTCCATGAATAACGAAACGATCTGCGAAATATCAGAATCTGCCGAAACACAAACGAAATTAACCGAATTTGAAAGTTCGGAAAGGAACTATCGCGCGAGGGACGAGGTCTGTTGTCGGAACGCGACTGATTCTAAAAATACCGATAACATACTTCAAAATCTTAACATCCTCGCGTTGAATGATTCAGGTTTAATTCCTGCGAGGAATACTGGATCAAACGACGATTCGAACTCGAACGAGATATTCATGCGTTCTACAAACTTAGATTTAGCCGATGGTAACATTAAATTACTGATATCTGTAATGAAAACATCAGAAGACGATTCATCTTCGTcgaatcatcatcaatctatGGCGAGATGTAAAACTAATCCTGACAAAATAATCAACTCACAAAATGCGATTAATAAAACTGAAGTGAATTGTATCGAACGCGGAGATGATAAAATAGCCGTAGGCGAAACATTGAGTAAGAgctataataaaataaagcaACATTTCCCTCAG ACGTTTCACGCACCAAGTTTCGGAGatgaagaatttcagattcCTCTCATTTTACCCGAAGACAATCTATCATCGTTTTCACAAGGTTCATCAGTTGCGCCCCCTGTGAGCGATTCGTCGAGTTACGCCGCGACATGTCAGATGTTggattcgtcgtcgtcgtcgtactCGGAATCGCGCATGAATCACGACGATATTCAACCAAAATTTCCACCACAAAATATCGATATTCCGGATATAACGGAAACGAACTATAATCAGAATCAGAGCGTTACGAATACGGTCGGTACATCGACGTATTTACCGATGGACCAATCACTGAACTCGATACAGAACGTGACATCACCACCGGGTAGTAATCAAACATCACCCGTTAGAGCAGCAGAAAGTGGTAGCAGCGATAGTGATGACTTACCCTTATCACGG TTGGCGACTGGTTTGAAGAAAGCTCCGGCTGCAGTCGGCAGAAAACCGAAAGTTGCTccgaaaaaacgaaaaaagaaaaaggatCCGAATGAACCTCAAAA acCGGTTTCCGCGTACGCGCTGTTCTTCAGAGACACACAGGCCGCGATTAAAGGTCAAAATCCGAACGCTACGTTCGGGGAAGTTTCTAAAATTGTAGCTTCAATGTGGGACAGTTTGGCCCCCGATAGTAAAGAG AACTATAAGAGGAGAACTGAAACGGCTAAGAAAGAATATCTACAGAAATTGGCAGCTTATAGG TCGCCTTTAGACGTATTAGAGAAACCAGCTGCGAAACCGGTTCAAATAACAAACACGTTGAGTACGAAGACTTATCCACTACGTAGCAGTCAACGAGCCGTTACTAATAATGATATGTCTCCAGTTCAttcttcttcatcttcatcTCCTGCCCAGAGTTTATCACCTATTCATATGTCACCGACTCAACCTGAATTATCGCCTAAACTAAACAAT gATTACCACGGAAATCACGTACACGACAGTCCCGATCATACCGGACGACCTCATAATTTATGTACACGTAATGGTTGTCAGAATATAGCAGTTGGTAATACAGGATGGGATAATGAATACTGTAGCAATGATTGTGTAGTTACGCATTGCAG AGATGTATTTACTGCGTGGGTCGTATCCAGACAGCAGAGTACTAGTAACTACATGCAAGTCAGTTAG
- the LOC141901861 gene encoding uncharacterized protein LOC141901861 isoform X1, which yields MAPRRKRKRKIVKKPSTAAAAAAAAAVAGVDSTSGYSTEAVDSTCGYTAELVDGTGGNTGGNSTETVDSTGGNTTETLDSTGGNSAETVDSTCGNTTGLVDSVGRNSAEIVASAGGNSAETVDSTGGNIAEIVDSTGGNIAEIVDSTGGNIVEIVDSTGGNISVPGGNTETADSAGGNTTETVDNTGGITNETVDISVESNGPHDKPELEQFRPTTSTDKTDISINNTQLYHINNEYSELNLRKHSMNNETICEISESAETQTKLTEFESSERNYRARDEVCCRNATDSKNTDNILQNLNILALNDSGLIPARNTGSNDDSNSNEIFMRSTNLDLADGNIKLLISVMKTSEDDSSSSNHHQSMARCKTNPDKIINSQNAINKTEVNCIERGDDKIAVGETLSKSYNKIKQHFPQTFHAPSFGDEEFQIPLILPEDNLSSFSQGSSVAPPVSDSSSYAATCQMLDSSSSSYSESRMNHDDIQPKFPPQNIDIPDITETNYNQNQSVTNTVGTSTYLPMDQSLNSIQNVTSPPGSNQTSPVRAAESGSSDSDDLPLSRLATGLKKAPAAVGRKPKVAPKKRKKKKDPNEPQKPVSAYALFFRDTQAAIKGQNPNATFGEVSKIVASMWDSLAPDSKENYKRRTETAKKEYLQKLAAYRASLISKQSPLDVLEKPAAKPVQITNTLSTKTYPLRSSQRAVTNNDMSPVHSSSSSSPAQSLSPIHMSPTQPELSPKLNNDYHGNHVHDSPDHTGRPHNLCTRNGCQNIAVGNTGWDNEYCSNDCVVTHCRDVFTAWVVSRQQSTSNYMQVS from the exons ATGGCCCCTCGTCGTAAAAGAAAACGAAAGATTGTCAAAAAACCTTCAacagccgcagcagcagcagcagctgcagcagtaGCAGGGGTGGATAGTACCAGTGGATACAGCACTGAGGCAGTGGATAGTACTTGTGGATATACTGCTGAGTTAGTGGATGGTACGGGTGGAAATACTGGTGGAAACAGTACTGAGACTGTGGATAGCACAGGTGGAAATACCACTGAGACATTGGATAGTACTGGTGGAAACAGTGCTGAGACAGTGGATAGTACATGTGGAAATACTACTGGGTTAGTGGATAGTGTTGGTAGAAACAGTGCTGAGATAGTGGCTAGTGCTGGTGGAAACAGCGCTGAGACAGTGGATAGTACTGGTGGAAACATTGCTGAGATAGTAGATAGTACTGGTGGAAACATTGCTGAGATAGTGGATAGTACTGGTGGAAATATTGTTGAGATAGTGGATAGTACTGGTGGAAACATTTCTGTACCTGGTGGAAATACTGAGACAGCGGATAGTGCTGGTGGAAATACCACTGAGACAGTGGATAATACTGGTGGAATTACCAATGAGACAGTGGATATAAGTGTGGAATCTAATGGTCCACATGATAAACCAGAGTTAGAGCAGTTTAGGCCGACGACCAGTactgataaaactgatatatCTATTAACAATACACAACTGTATCATATCAACAATGAATACAGTGAATTAAACTTACGCAAACATTCCATGAATAACGAAACGATCTGCGAAATATCAGAATCTGCCGAAACACAAACGAAATTAACCGAATTTGAAAGTTCGGAAAGGAACTATCGCGCGAGGGACGAGGTCTGTTGTCGGAACGCGACTGATTCTAAAAATACCGATAACATACTTCAAAATCTTAACATCCTCGCGTTGAATGATTCAGGTTTAATTCCTGCGAGGAATACTGGATCAAACGACGATTCGAACTCGAACGAGATATTCATGCGTTCTACAAACTTAGATTTAGCCGATGGTAACATTAAATTACTGATATCTGTAATGAAAACATCAGAAGACGATTCATCTTCGTcgaatcatcatcaatctatGGCGAGATGTAAAACTAATCCTGACAAAATAATCAACTCACAAAATGCGATTAATAAAACTGAAGTGAATTGTATCGAACGCGGAGATGATAAAATAGCCGTAGGCGAAACATTGAGTAAGAgctataataaaataaagcaACATTTCCCTCAG ACGTTTCACGCACCAAGTTTCGGAGatgaagaatttcagattcCTCTCATTTTACCCGAAGACAATCTATCATCGTTTTCACAAGGTTCATCAGTTGCGCCCCCTGTGAGCGATTCGTCGAGTTACGCCGCGACATGTCAGATGTTggattcgtcgtcgtcgtcgtactCGGAATCGCGCATGAATCACGACGATATTCAACCAAAATTTCCACCACAAAATATCGATATTCCGGATATAACGGAAACGAACTATAATCAGAATCAGAGCGTTACGAATACGGTCGGTACATCGACGTATTTACCGATGGACCAATCACTGAACTCGATACAGAACGTGACATCACCACCGGGTAGTAATCAAACATCACCCGTTAGAGCAGCAGAAAGTGGTAGCAGCGATAGTGATGACTTACCCTTATCACGG TTGGCGACTGGTTTGAAGAAAGCTCCGGCTGCAGTCGGCAGAAAACCGAAAGTTGCTccgaaaaaacgaaaaaagaaaaaggatCCGAATGAACCTCAAAA acCGGTTTCCGCGTACGCGCTGTTCTTCAGAGACACACAGGCCGCGATTAAAGGTCAAAATCCGAACGCTACGTTCGGGGAAGTTTCTAAAATTGTAGCTTCAATGTGGGACAGTTTGGCCCCCGATAGTAAAGAG AACTATAAGAGGAGAACTGAAACGGCTAAGAAAGAATATCTACAGAAATTGGCAGCTTATAGGGCAAGTTTAATCTCTAAG CAGTCGCCTTTAGACGTATTAGAGAAACCAGCTGCGAAACCGGTTCAAATAACAAACACGTTGAGTACGAAGACTTATCCACTACGTAGCAGTCAACGAGCCGTTACTAATAATGATATGTCTCCAGTTCAttcttcttcatcttcatcTCCTGCCCAGAGTTTATCACCTATTCATATGTCACCGACTCAACCTGAATTATCGCCTAAACTAAACAAT gATTACCACGGAAATCACGTACACGACAGTCCCGATCATACCGGACGACCTCATAATTTATGTACACGTAATGGTTGTCAGAATATAGCAGTTGGTAATACAGGATGGGATAATGAATACTGTAGCAATGATTGTGTAGTTACGCATTGCAG AGATGTATTTACTGCGTGGGTCGTATCCAGACAGCAGAGTACTAGTAACTACATGCAAGTCAGTTAG